In the genome of Pseudomonas sp. Teo4, the window AAACGCGCTGCACCAACTCGTTGAGCGCGGCATGCTTGTCCGGCTTCTGCTGGCTTTTGATCTGGTAATAGAACGTGCTGCGCGCCAGGCCTACTAATTCCAGAAGGTCTGGTAACGGAAATCTGCGTTTGAGTTGGGAGACAATCAGGGCTTTTTCGCCCGTGTTCGCTCCTTTTCCTCTCGCAGCGCTTTGAGCTCCTTTAGGACAGCGTTCTCCATGCGCAGGTATTCGAGTTCAGCCATCAGCTGTTCTCGGGATTTCTCCGTGTCGTTGGAGTCCGTGGGTTTGGCTGGCTTGATTCTCTTGGCCACGTTGGTCGGCTTTCTCTGTTGAATAGCTGTCAGGACGGTAGGGCTGCCACTGTAGTATTGCCGCTGCCAGATGCCTACCTGAGAAGATTGCCCTAAACCAAAATGTGCCGCCGTTTGGCGCATCGAAAGCCGATGCTCCAGCATGTACTGCAACACCTGCCGCTTGAAGTCATCGCTGTAGCGCTGTCCGTGTGATCGCGGGCCAAGACCTGCACTGGCCTGATGGCTCGCCACCCACCGTCTCAACAGACTGACATCGAGCCCGAAATGCCTGGCCACCTTTCGGAAACCATCACTGCCAGTTAGGTAGGTCGTGATTGCAGCGAGCTTGAACTGCTCGGTGTACTTGCCCATAGATCCCCCAAGGGTTGGATTTGTGTCCAACTTCTTGGGGGCAGTCCAATTTGTGGGAGCAACTGTCTTGTGTTGCCTTACCGGCCTCATCGCCGGCAAGCCGGCTCCTACAGGTAGCGCGGTGTTCTTGTAGGAGCGGTTTCGCCGACGATCAGCTGTGTGGCGCCTGTTTGGCGACCGGCGCCCCGGCATACTGCGGCTTCAGATGCCCCTGGTCATCCAGCAGGTACGCATCCATCACTTCCCGCACCACTGGCCCTGCGACCCGGCCGCCAGCTTCGCCGTTCTCGATCATCACCGCCACCACCACGCTTGGGTGATCGGCCGGGGCGAAACCGACGAACAGGGCGTTGTCGCGATGGCGCTCAAGGGTCTTGTCGCGGTTGTAGCGCTCACCTTGCTTGATCGCCACCACCTGCGCCGTGCCGCTCTTGCCGGCAATCCGATACTGCGCCCCGGCCGCCGCGGCGCGGGCGATACCGCGCGGGTCATGCATGACCATCTGCATGCCCTGGTTGACCTGGTCCCAGGCGTGCCGGTCGTGCAGCACGATGTCCGGCATCGGGTTCGGGTCCACTGGCGTGTCACCGCCCACGGTCATGGCCAGGTGCGGGCGGTGCCACACACCTTTGCTGGCCAGCAGGCTGGTGGCCTGGGCCAGCTGCAGCGGGGTCACCTGCATGTAGCCCTGGCCGATGCCGAGAATCAGCGTCTCGCCGGGGAACCAGGCCTGGCGGCGGGTCGCGCGTTTCCACTGTTGTGACGGCATCAGGCCGGGCGCTTCCTCGAACATGTCCAGCGACACCTTCTGGCCCAGGCCGAATTCGGCCATGTAATCGTGCAGACGGTCGATGCCGAGCTTGTGCGCCAGGTCGTAGAAGTAAGTGTCGTTGGAACGCATGATGGCGGTGTACATGTCCACCCAGCCGTCGCCGCTGTGGTTCCAGTTGCGGTATTTGTGGTCGTAGTTGGGCAGTTCGTAGTAGCCGGGGTCGAACACCCGGCTGCCTGGGGTGATCACGCCACTGTCGAGACCGGCGATGGCCACTTCCGGCTTGACCGTCGAGCCCGGTGCGTAGAGGCCGCGCAGCACACGGTTGAACAGTGGGCGGTCGATCGAATCGCGCAGGGCGGCATACTGCTTGAAGCTGATGCCTTTGACGAACAGATTGGGGTCGAAGCTCGGGTTGCTGACCATCGCCAGCACGTCGCCATTGGCCGGGTCCAGCACCACCACGGCCCCACGTCGATCGCCCAGGGCTTTCTCGGCGGCCAACTGCAGGTGGGCGTCCAGGCTCAGGATAATGTCCTTGCCGGGGATCGGGTCCTGGTGGTTGAGCACCCGCATCACGCGGCCCTGGGCGTTGGTCTCGACCTCTTCGTAACCGACGTGGCCATGCAACTGGCTTTCGTAGAAGTGCTCGATGCCCGTCTTGCCGATCGACTGGGTGCCCCGGTATTCGGTGCTGTCGAGGGTCTTGGCTTCTTTTTCGTTGATGCGCCCGACGTAGCCCACCGAGTGGGCGAAGTGCTCGGCCAGGGGGTATTCGCGGATGAACTGCGGTTCCACCTCAAGGCCCGGCAGGCGGAACTGGTTGACCGCCACCAGGGCGATCTGCTCTTCGCTCAGGCCCACCATCAGGGTCACGGGTTCGAAAGGCTTGCGGCCACGGCGCAGGTCCTTGTCGAACTGCTTGCGGTCATCTTCGGGCAGGCTCAGCACCTGGGCCAGGGTATCGAGCACCTTGGCCGAATCGCCGGCTCGCTCGCGGGTCATGGTCAGGTCGAAACTGGGCTTGTTGTCGGCCAGCACCACGCCGTTGCGGTCGTAGATCAGCCCGCGTTCGGGGGCGATGGGCAGCACATGCACGCGGTTGTTTTCCGAAACGGCGGTCTGCTGGTCATGCTGCACCACTTGAAGCACATAGAGCCGACCCACCAGCACGGCCACCAGGCTGCAGACCAGGACGGCGCAGGCAAGCAGCCGGCGGTTGACCAGGTGCTTTTCCTTTTCGTGGTCCTTCAGAGGTATGGGCTGGGGCATGGGCTTGGCTGTCGGGTCTCTGGCGATATGCAAGATCGCGGGGCAGGCACGCAACGGCAGGTTCGGCGCAGCCGCTGACAAGCGGTTTCCCTGCCAAGGCGGACCTGCCCCGCGATGGGCGGGCGATGCTACGCAAGGTCGCCGAACGCCTCAAGGCACCGTGAATGCGGCATGGGCCAGGAAAAGCCGCTTGCCCCCGTTGTCAGTGCCTTCATGACGAACATGAAGATTCCTTCATGCGACTGGTGGGCATGGAAAAGGGGGCACCTGCAACAAGGTATTTCGACCGAATCATGATCTGCAACAGCATTTTTCAACCAACCCATCACTAGACTGGCAGTTCCAACCCAGCAGCCGACGCCCCAGCAACCCATGCGTTTCCCTGTCGGGTTGATCGTCGCGGTCATCGCGTTGGCTATGCTGACCGAGCAATCACTCAAGCTCACGTAGGAATACAAGGAGGCGAGTATGAAAGCTGCAGTCGTTGCCAAAGGGCAACGTGTGGAAGTGGTCGAGAAAACCTTACGGCCGTTGAAGCATGGTGAAGCGCTGTTGAAGATGCAGTGTTGTGGTGTCTGCCACACAGACCTGCACGTGAAGAACGCCGATTTCGGTGACAAGACCGGTGTAGTGCTGGGCCATGAAGGCATCGGTGTGGTCCAGGAAGTGGGCCCGGGCGTCACCTCGCTGAAAATTGGCGACCGCGCCAGCGTCGCCTGGTTCTACCAGGGCTGTGGCCACTGCGAGTACTGCAACAGCGGTAACGAAACCTTGTGCCGCGAAGTGAAGAACTCGGGCTACACCGTCGATGGCGGCATGGCCGAGGAATGCATCGTGGTGGCCGACTACGCGGTGAAGGTACCGGACGGGCTGGACTCCGCTGCTGCGAGCAGTGTCACTTGTGCTGGCGTCACCACCTACAAAGCCGTGAAGATTTCCAACATTCGCCCTGGGCAGTGGATTGCCATCTACGGCCTCGGCGGGTTGGGCAACCTGGCTCTGCAATATGCGAAGAACGTCTTCAATGCCAGGGTCATTGCCGTGGACATCAACGATGACCAGCTGGCATTTGCCCGGGAAATGGGGGCAGACCTGGTGGTCAACTCGCTCAAGCAAGATGCCGCGAAGATCATCCAGGAGAAAACCGGTGGCGCGCATGCCGCCGTGGTCACGGCCGTGGCGAAGTCGGCATTCAACTCGGCAGTGGATGCACTGCGTGCCGGTGGGCGCCTGGTGGCGGTCGGTCTGCCGACGGCCAGCATGGACCTCAACATCCCCCGGTTGGTGCTTGATGGTATCGAAGTGGTCGGCTCGCTGGTCGGCACCCGCCAGGACCTGCAAGAGGCCTTCGAGTTTGCCGCGCAAGGCAAGGTGGTTCCGAAGGTGGCCCTGCGCCGCATCGAAGAGATCAACGAGATTTTCGAGGAGATGGAGCAAGGCAGAATCACCGGGCGCATGGTGATCGACTTCAGCAAGTAAGGCGTAAGAAACAGGGGCCAGGCCAGTTCAGTGCTGCCGATGTGGCCCCTTTTTTTTGCGTTTGGGAATGGCATCGGGGCTGTTGGGCGGTTGAACGTACGATGGCCAAATTGATCAGCAAGGAGCATTTAACTTCCTTGGGAGATGTTTCCTGCCCAGCAGTTGTACTAGGTTTCTAAAACATCGTTATCAACTAACTTCGCCGCAGTTGAATGGGCTGACCAGTTCAATTGTTTCTCACTGTGCGTGCCGGCTGACCAGTAGTGGCGGGGCCGCAGAGTGAGGGTTTTCTCTATCGGAAATTACCTTGCGGCGAGAATGGTTGATATGCAGAAGCATCATGAAATATATGAATCGCTTATTGAGAAAGTTGGTGGTGAAACGGTTGCCTGCCTCGGCAAGCTGTCTGTGGATGAACTGCGCGAGCATCTGGATGAGTCAATAGACGAACACGAAGCGCAGGTCATCCATGATGAACTTCGCAAGGCCTGTGATCAGGAGTTGCTTGACACCAAGAATGCCATGATCCGAACGTCGCCCCTGGCACCGGATTTCATGCGGACCAACGAGGTGGTGGAAGAGATTGCGCAGGCTCGTCTGGACGTCGATGAGCTTCCCGCGCTGGACGAGAATTGGCAACAGCCACGTGCACAGCAGTTCAGCGCCCCAGGCAATGTGGCTTCGATGTTCTCTCCAGCGGCGTATCTGTCGGAGCTGTATCAGCAGGCAAAGGGCCTGTACCCCGCGGGAAATCCATGGCATATCGATCGCCGGCGCCCGGATTTGCAGCAACTGCTGCTCAGCCAGGAAAACCTGGATACGCCGGTCAGTTCCCTGAGCCTGTCCAATGACATCTTGAGCAGTCGTGTACGCGACGTACTAGCACCGCCGGCGGGCCCTGCACTGAGCGATGATGAGTTGCTTGCAGCGTTGTCCAACGACGTGGGTACCTGTGGTACGCCCTATCACCACCACCAGAACCGCCTGCGCCAGGCGTTCGCCCAGAACGACCCGGATTTTTCGCAGCTGTTGGCGGCGCCGCAGTTCGCCAAACACCTGAATGAGACCGTGCAGCAGTACCTTCGTTATGATATTTCGCCGGCCTTGCGCGCGTT includes:
- the mrdA gene encoding penicillin-binding protein 2, whose amino-acid sequence is MPQPIPLKDHEKEKHLVNRRLLACAVLVCSLVAVLVGRLYVLQVVQHDQQTAVSENNRVHVLPIAPERGLIYDRNGVVLADNKPSFDLTMTRERAGDSAKVLDTLAQVLSLPEDDRKQFDKDLRRGRKPFEPVTLMVGLSEEQIALVAVNQFRLPGLEVEPQFIREYPLAEHFAHSVGYVGRINEKEAKTLDSTEYRGTQSIGKTGIEHFYESQLHGHVGYEEVETNAQGRVMRVLNHQDPIPGKDIILSLDAHLQLAAEKALGDRRGAVVVLDPANGDVLAMVSNPSFDPNLFVKGISFKQYAALRDSIDRPLFNRVLRGLYAPGSTVKPEVAIAGLDSGVITPGSRVFDPGYYELPNYDHKYRNWNHSGDGWVDMYTAIMRSNDTYFYDLAHKLGIDRLHDYMAEFGLGQKVSLDMFEEAPGLMPSQQWKRATRRQAWFPGETLILGIGQGYMQVTPLQLAQATSLLASKGVWHRPHLAMTVGGDTPVDPNPMPDIVLHDRHAWDQVNQGMQMVMHDPRGIARAAAAGAQYRIAGKSGTAQVVAIKQGERYNRDKTLERHRDNALFVGFAPADHPSVVVAVMIENGEAGGRVAGPVVREVMDAYLLDDQGHLKPQYAGAPVAKQAPHS
- the adhP gene encoding alcohol dehydrogenase AdhP; this translates as MKAAVVAKGQRVEVVEKTLRPLKHGEALLKMQCCGVCHTDLHVKNADFGDKTGVVLGHEGIGVVQEVGPGVTSLKIGDRASVAWFYQGCGHCEYCNSGNETLCREVKNSGYTVDGGMAEECIVVADYAVKVPDGLDSAAASSVTCAGVTTYKAVKISNIRPGQWIAIYGLGGLGNLALQYAKNVFNARVIAVDINDDQLAFAREMGADLVVNSLKQDAAKIIQEKTGGAHAAVVTAVAKSAFNSAVDALRAGGRLVAVGLPTASMDLNIPRLVLDGIEVVGSLVGTRQDLQEAFEFAAQGKVVPKVALRRIEEINEIFEEMEQGRITGRMVIDFSK